A genomic stretch from Setaria italica strain Yugu1 chromosome VII, Setaria_italica_v2.0, whole genome shotgun sequence includes:
- the LOC101757900 gene encoding uncharacterized protein LOC101757900, whose product MAFNDDETPASTTNIGRTKGLVTIKPVKYFKDDAALTADTVTAEVEINATSSTTVREGLDLVAVLDVSSSMGDSEYPEKAKIESLKKAMKFVIMKLTPVDRLSIVTFSSVGKRRSPLRSMTPTAQNELKALVDSLKATGSTNIQAGLETGLAVIAGRVNTNARTANIFLMSDGHQNKDTEARNVNPGQVAVYTFGFGSGTDHKLMSDIARNSPGGTFSNLPDGSKVSLPFSQLLAGLLTVVAQDVELTLTPKTEGGDVDTIEVAPGTDYTTIPKGPSSGVITIKFGTLFAGEGRRVVITLKLKDVSDTNNDDYDATLGEAQHSFTAQARPRDRQVPQDIQIRRTPTPSQAPGTSGKARQVQAEIARRRHADAIRQARKLADKGQLGEARGTLEGAQDALDDIVLDDGQKLVDALRAELLKLIGLMDDQEVYKSKGLPYALASETSHDRQRYAARDDDVDAVRLFATPRMDAYLEQAKKFEEDSTAPVPSAEEDVKQEVAANPLGAVATELALALRNAIEALQAIEKMVAPST is encoded by the exons ATGGCATTCAACGACGATGAGACGCCTGCTTCTACTACCAATATAG GAAGGACCAAGGGTCTGGTGACGATCAAGCCTGTGAAGTACTTCAAGGATGATGCGGCGTTGACGGCGGACACGGTGACGGCGGAGGTGGAGATCAACGCCACGTCCTCCACCACCGTGAGGGAGGGGCTGGACCTGGTGGCCGTGCTCGACGTCAGCAGCAGCATGGGCGACTCCGAGTATCCTGAGAAGGCAAAGATCGAGAGCCTGAAGAAGGCCATGAAGTTCGTGATCATGAAGCTCACCCCCGTGGACCGCCTCTCCATCGTTACCTTCTCCAGCGTAGGGAAAAGGCGCTCCCCGCTGCGCTCCATGACCCCTACCGCCCAGAACGAACTCAAGGCTCTCGTCGACAGCCTGAAGGCCACCGGCTCCACCAACATACAGGCCGGCCTCGAGACCGGGCTGGCCGTCATCGCCGGCCGCGTCAACACCAACGCCCGCACCGCCAACATCTTCCTCATGTCCGACGGGCACCAAAACAAGGATACTGAAGCCAGGAATGTCAACCCTGGCCAGGTGGCCGTCTACACGTTTGGCTTTGGTAGTGGTACGGACCACAAGTTGATGAGCGACATCGCCAGGAATTCTCCCGGCGGGACTTTCAGCAACCTGCCCGACGGGTCCAAGGTGAGCCTGCCCTTCTCGCAGCTGCTCGCCGGCCTCCTCACCGTGGTGGCGCAGGACGTGGAGCTCACCCTGACGCCCAAGACGGAGGGGGGCGACGTGGACACTATCGAGGTAGCTCCCGGCACCGACTACACGACGATCCCTAAGGGCCCTTCCTCCGGCGTGATCACCATCAAGTTCGGCACCCTCTTCGCTGGAGAAGGGCGCAGGGTTGTCATCACCCTCAAGCTCAAGGACGTGAGCGACACCAACAATGACGACTACGACGCGACCTTAGGCGAGGCCCAGCACAGCTTCACCGCCCAGGCGAGGCCCCGGGACCGTCAGGTCCCGCAGGACATCCAGATCAGGCGCACCCCGACCCCATCCCAGGCCCCTGGCACGAGCGGTAAGGCCCGGCAGGTGCAGGCCGAGATTGCCCGGCGCCGGCACGCCGACGCCATAAGGCAGGCGAGGAAGCTCGCCGACAAAGGCCAGCTCGGCGAGGCGCGGGGAACGCTGGAAGGCGCGCAGGACGCGCTGGATGACATCGTGCTGGACGACGGCCAGAAGCTTGTGGACGCGCTCCGCGCCGAGCTGCTGAAGCTGATCGGGCTCATGGACGACCAGGAGGTCTACAAATCCAAGGGCCTCCCGTACGCCCTCGCCTCCGAGACGTCCCACGACCGCCAGCGCTACGCCGCCAGggacgacgacgtcgacgccgTGCGCCTCTTTGCCACGCCGCGCATGGACGCCTACCTCGAGCAGGCCAAGAAATTCGAGGAGGACTCCACCGCGCCGGTGCCGTCCGCCGAGGAGGATGTGAAGCAGGAGGTCGCTGCCAACCCGCTCGGCGCCGTCGCCACCGAGCTCGCCTTGGCCCTCCGTAACGCTATCGAGgcgctgcaggccatcgagaaGATGGTCGCCCCAAGCACCTAG